GTGCTGCGCCTGGCTGCCGGTGTACACACCGCTCACGCCCTTTACATCGGCCAGTCGGTCTCGCTCGCTGCGGTGGGCGGCCTGGTCTATGTAGGCCACTACCTGTGCCTGCTGGGCGGGGGTGGCCAGGCTGCGTGCCAGGGGGTGCTCGGGGGCTAGTACCAGGCAGCTAACGCCCCACAGGGTGTCGGGCCGGGTGGTGAATACCTCAATGGATTCGGCCTGGCCCTCCAGGGCGAAACGCACGCTGGCTCCGGTGCTTTTGCCTATCCAGTGCCGCTGCATCTCCAGGATGCTGCCGGGCCAGCTGAGGCCCTCCAGGCCCTGCAGCAGCCGCTCGGCATAGGCGGTGATGCGCAGGCTCCACTGGCGCATGGGCCTGCGCTCCACGGGGTGGCCGCCGCGTTCGCTCAGGCCGTCTTTCACTTCCTCGTTGGCCAGCACGGTGCCCAGGGCGGGGCACCAGTTTACCAGCGTTTCGCTCTGGTAGGCCAGGCGGTAGCGTTGCAGGCGTGCCTCCTTTTCGGCGGGGGTATAGGCGTGCCACTGGGCGGCGGTAAAGGCTTCCTCGCTGTCGGTAGCGGCGGCCAGGCCGGTGCTGCCCTGTGTGGCAAAATGGGCTTCCAGCTCGGCTATGGGGCGGGCCTGCTGCCGCTGGGTGTCGTACCAGTGGGCAAAGAGTTGCAGGAAGATCCACTGCGTCCAGCGGTAGTAGTCGGGGTCGCAGGTGCGGATGTCGCTGCCCGGGGTGTGCACCAGGCCCAGCATGTCCAGCTGCCGGCGGTAGGTGGCCACGTTCTGCTCGGTAGTAAGGGCCGGGTGCTGGCCTGTCTGGATGGCGTAGTTTTCGGCCGGGAGGCCAAAGGCGTCGTAGCCCATGGGATGCAGTACCTCGTAGCCCAGCATTTTTCGGTAACGGGCTACAATGTCGGTAGCCACATAGCCCAGGGGGTGGCCCACATGCAGCCCTGCCCCGCTGGGGTAGGGAAACATGTCGAGCACATAGTATTTGGGCTTGCTACTGCGGGGGTCGAATGCCATGAGCTGGCTCTGCTGCCAGTGCTGCTGCCACTTGGCCTCCAGGATGCGAAAGGCGTGCGCGTATTCCATGCTGCAAATAGCGCAATAGAAAGCAAGTTTTGCAAACCCGCGTGTGTATATATACACGGCTGCGCCGCACCCAGCCCTGAGGCCCCGCGCCCATATCGAAACCGTGCAGCACCTAGCCGGGCGTGCACCCGCTTCCAAGCCCGCCTTGTGTTCCACAAATGCCTATTTGTGGAACACAAATGAACCCATACGCATCCATCATCCATGCCCCTGCCGCCGGGGCGTTTGGAGTGGGAAGCCCTGCTAGACTTGCGTGGCGCAGCCAACCGGCATATTACCCGGTATGATGGCTTGCTGCAATCTGTAGTGAACCACAGCCTGCTGCTACTCGGCCGGAAGCTGCGCCCAGACAGAGTGCCCGCGGACCATAAGCAAGCCGGGGACGGGCTGGAAGCGGAGGCTATTCGATACCAGGACAAGACCCATTAAAAAAATGTCGCTTCCTATTGCTGTTTCCCTTTAATGGAACTATTTTTGAATAAAAAATGGAAATCATACGTTTCACTGATCTCTTTTGCGGTGTAGGGGGATTCAGGGTAGCGATGGAGCGAGTTAGTAAAGAATACAATCTGAAATCGGAATGCGTACTTTCTTCCGATATAGATTCCTTTTGCCGATTAAGCTATGAAGCAAACTTTGGAGAATATCCTGACGGAGATATTACAGAAATAGATGAAAAAAATATTCCGGATCATGATATATTATTTGCTGGCTTCCCATGTCAACCCTTCAGTATAATAGGCCAGATGAGGGGCTTCGAGGATACAAGAGGGACACTTTTTTTTTGATATTGCCAGAATACTGAAAGAAAAAAAACCAACAGCCTTTGTACTGGAGAATGTAAAGCAGCTTGTTGGTCACAATGGGGGCAAAACGCTGAAAACCATTCTTAGTTCTCTAAAAGAAATAGGCTATCAGACAGTTATGTATTCAGTCTTGAATGCATTAGACTATGGCCTACCTCAAAAGCGCGAAAGAATAATAATTGTCGGACATCTTGATCCTGTTTTATTTTCGTTTCCTGTTCCTGTACGACCCGTTCCAGCACTAGAAGGTTTTCTGGAAAAAAAGTGGATCAAAAATATTACGCTTCATCTCGAATAGTAGAGAAGCGAAAATCTATGCATCAGGCTATGTGCTATCCCTCTATATGGCACGAGAATAAATCCGGGAATATCTGTTCTTATCCGTATTCTTGTGCGCTTAGGGCGGGTGCTTCTTATAATTACTTACTGGTAAACGGCGAAAGAAGATTAACACCAAGAGAGATGTTTCGGCTTCAGGGATTCCCTGACAGTTACCAACTGATCCACCCTGATGGCCAATTAAGAAAGCAGGCAGGAAACTCTGTACCTGTAAACATGATTGCGTCGGTCATCCGTAAATTATTGCCATTTGTAGCGAAAACACTGAACCCAACACACACATTACAAGAATATAATTTTTGTTATAATCGATCTTAGTCAATGGGAGAAAACAGGAAGCCAAAACTCAGAACAGTGAGCAGAACAGAACAGCCGTTTGCGCTGAACGATTTTCCGCCGAATTTCCCCACAGAGCTCGGGAAGCATGTGCTTGCGCTGATGGCTGCCAGAGAAACCCCTGCTATTGAGGGAAAAGACTGGGAAGAGATATTTGCAAAATGTATCGGGGCAGCCTGGAAACCATCAAATATAGGACTGGATGATGTGGTACTGGGGGATACTGCCTGGGGCCTGAAGTCAGTAAAAAACGAAAATCCATTTCAGTTGAAACGTGTAAGACTCATTTCTGGCCGAAACTCCCCCAATTACTCTTTTGGCGAAAAAATAAGTCAGGAAGAAGATTCGAACAGAGTAGGAAACAGTGTTCTCTCCATCTGGAATGAACGGGTATCAGAGGTTAGAAAGAAATACCGAAATTTAAGAACCGCTGTACTAGTAAAATCCCACTCGCTTGAGAAACTTGTTGTTTTTGAATTCGATACGATTCGATACGATCCAGAATTGTATGACTGGAAATGGAACAAGAATGGAAATCTTGAAGGTTTCTACCGCCAAGACCAATATCATGCTTTTACTTGGCAGCCACATGGCTCTCAGTTTACCATTATAGAAGCGGCACCAGGCAGAAGGCTTTGTCTAACTTTGAAAAGACCTCCAACATTAAATCGGGATAAAATTCTTGAATTGATCGAATTTGATCCGAAAATGGTTGAATTTTCTTATACGCATGATGATCAACTCTTTCGTAAGGAAAGTTGACGAGTGCTCCCTATGCTTATCCATATATAGTGGATAGGCAATAAGTTCATCCCTTAATCATAGAAAAAAAGCCCGGGTTAACAGGGCTACATATTCCGGCGGTACTGGCCACCCACCTGGTACAGGGCTTGGCTCATCTGGCCCAGGGTGCACCACCTGGCGGCGTCCATCAGGGCTGCAAAGAGGTTGCCATGGGTAACGGCGGTATGCTGCAGGTGCTGCATGGCCTGGCTGGCCTCGGGGGCATTGCGCTGCTGCTGGGCCTGTACGGCCTGTATCTGCGCCTCCTTCTCCTCGGTGGTGGCGCGGATTACCTCGCCGGGTATCAGGGTAGGGCTTCCGTCCTTGCTCAGGAAGGTATTGACGCCGATAATGGGTAGCTCGCCCGTGTGCTTTTGCATCTCGTAGTGCAGGCTCTCTTCCTGTATCTTGTTGCGCTGATACATGGTCTCCATGGCACCCAGCACGCCACCGCGCTCGCTTATGCGGCGAAACTCGGCCAGCACGGCTTCTTCCACCAGGTCGGTCAGCTCCTCTATGATGAAGCTGCCCTGCAGGGGGTTTTCGTTTTTGGCCAGGCCCAGCTCGCGGTTTATAATGAGCTGGATGGCCATGGCCCGGCGTACGCTCTCCTCGGTGGGGGTGGTTATGGCCTCGTCGTAGGCGTTGGTGTGCAGGCTGTTGCAGTTATCGTATATGGCATAGAGGGCCTGCAGGGTGGTGCGTATGTCGTTGAAGTCGATCTCCTGGGCATGCAGGCTGCGTCCGCTGGTCTGTATATGGTACTTCAGCATCTGGCTGCGTGCATCGGCCCCATATTTGTTGCGCATGGCCTTGGCCCATATGCGGCGGGCTACGCGGCCTATCACGCTGTACTCGGGGTCCATGCCGTTGCTAAAGAAGAAGCTGAGGTTGGGGGCAAAGGCATTGATGTCCATGCCCCGGCTCAGGTAGTACTCCACGTAGGTAAATCCATTGCTGAGGGTGAGGGCCAGCTGGGTGATGGGGTTGGCCCCGGCCTCGCTAATGTGGTAGCCGCTGATGGATACGCTGTAGAAATTGCGCACCTGCTGGTCGATAAAGTACTGCTGGATGTCGCCCATCATGCGCAGGGCAAACTCGGTACTGAAGATGCAGGTGTTTTGGGCTTGGTCTTCCTTCAGGATGTCGGCCTGCACGGTGCCGCGCACAGACTGTAGTGCCTGGGTGCGCAGGCGGGCATATACGTCGGCCGGCAGCACCTGGTCTCCGGTTACCCCCAGCAGCAGCAGGCCCAGGCCGTTGTTGCCCTGGGGCAGTGCGCCCTGGTAGCGGGGGCGCTCGGCACCCCTCGCAGCATAGATAGCCGCAATCTTCTGCTCCACCTCGGCCTCCAGGCCATTTTGCTTGATGTAGAGCTCGCACTGCTGGTCTATGGCGGCGTTCAGGAAGAAGCTGAGCAGCATGGGGGCTGGCCCGTTGATGGTCATGCTCACGCTGGTGGTGGGGGCACACAGGTCGAAGCCGGAATACAGCTTCTTGGCATCATCCAGGCTGGCAATAGAGACACCGCTGTTGCCAATCTTGCCGTAGATGTCGGGCCGGTGGTGGGGGTCTTCGCCGTACAGGGTTACGCTGTCGAAGGCAGTGCTGAGGCGGGCGGCGGGCATGCCCAAGCTCACGTAGTGGAAGCGCTTGTTCGTCCGCTCGGGGCCCCCCTCACCGGCAAACATACGGGTGGGGTCCTCGCCCGTGCGCTTGAAGGGGTATACCCCGCCTGCGTAGGGGAACTCGCCGGGCACGTTCTCGGTCAGCACCCAGCGCAGGATGTCGCCCCAGTCTTGGTACTTGGGCAGTACTACCTTGGGTATCTGCAGGTGGCTCAGGCTTTCGGTATGGTTGCGTACCTTGATCTCCTTGCCCCGCACCGTGTAGGTGTAGTACTCACCCTTGTACTGGTCGTGCTTGGCCTCCCAGCCGACCAGGATACTGCGACAGCTGGCATCCAGGCGATCCCACACCTTGTCGTAGAGTATTTTTACAGCTGCGGATTCACTGCCCTCTCTCTCCAGCAGGTGCAGGCTGCCGTGCAGCTGATAGGCCTGGCGTGCCAGCCCAGCCTGGCGGTCTACCCACTGGTTGTAGCGGTCGCTTTCTTCGGCTATCTCGGCCAGGTAGCGGGTGCGGTCGGGGGGGATGATGTAGATCTTTTCGCTAGGTAGCTGGGCCAGGTCGAAGCCACTCTTCAGGTCGGCACCGGTGCGTGCCACCAGGGTGTCCATTATGGCGCGGTACAGGGTGTTCATGCCCGGGTCGTTAAACTGGCTGGCTATGGTGCCATACACGGGCATCTGCTCCAGGGGCTGCTCCCACAGCTGGCGGCTGCGCTGGTAGGTTTTGGCTACATCGCGCTGCGCGTCCAGGGCTCCGCGTTTGTCAAACTTGTTGATGGCGATGAGGTCGGCGTAGTCGATCATGTCGATCTTCTCCAGCTGGGTGGCGGCACCAAACTCGGGGGTCATTACATACAGGGCTACGTCGGCCACCTCGGTTATCTGGCTATCGCTCTGGCCTATGCCGGCTGTTTCTACGATCACCAGGTCGTACTCGGCGGCGCGTACCACTGCAATGGCATCGCGCACATGGCGGCTGAGGCTGATGTTGGCCTCGCGGGTAGCGAAGCTGCGCATGAAAACCCGGCTGCTGAAGATGCTGTTCATGCGGATGCGGTCGCCCAGCAGGGCCCCCCCACTTTTTCGCTTGCTGGGGTCCACACTGAGTATGGCCACGGTCTTATCCGGGAAGTCCAGCAGGTAGCGGCGCACCAGCTCGTCCGTCAGGCTGCTTTTGCCGGCACCGCCGGTGCCGGTTATTCCCAGGATGGGGATGTTCTTGGTGGACGTGGGCAGGCTGGCCAGCACCTGTTTGGCCTGGTTTTCATCATTTTCTACCAGGCTGATGGTGCGGGCTATGGCCAGGGGGTTTTTGTCCTGCAGCCGTTTCACCTCTCCATTCAGGCTAGCCACGGTCAGGAAGTCGCTCTGCTCCAGCAGGTTGTTTATCATACCCTGCAGGCCCAGGGCTCGTCCGTCGTCTGGGCTGTAGATGCGGGCTATGCCATAGGCATGCAGTTCGGCAATCTCCTCGGGCAGGATGGTCCCTCCCCCGCCACCGAAAATGCGTATATGACTAGCTCCCCGCTGCTTCAGCAGGTCGTACATGTACTTGAAGTACTCTACGTGGCCGCCCTGGTAGCTGGTGATGGCTATGGCCTGGGCGTCCTCTTGTATGGCGGCATTTACCACTTCCTCGGCCGACCGGTTGTGGCCCAGGTGGATGACCTCGGCCCCGCTGCCCTGCAGGATGCGGCGCATGATGTTGATGGCAGCATCGTGCCCATCGAACAGGCTGGCGGCGGTAACGATGCGTACCTGGTGCTTGGTTTTATAGGGGGCTACAGCTTGCATATCTCGTGGCTATGGCACAAAAGTACGAATAAGCGCTCCGCTGCCCAAGGGGTGCGCGTGTGGCGCTGGTTAGGCAAAATAGAAATGCCCGTGCGATGGGCACGGGCATGGGTGTTTCTGGGAGTCTGACGGGCGGATGTCCTTACAGCGTCTTGAGCACTTTAACAATATCCGCAGGTTCGGCACGCTTGGTCCAGTTCACGTCCAGGTAGGCATACTTTACGATACCGTCTTTGCCGATCAAATAGGTGGCCGCCAGCGGTAGCTCGTAGTAGCCTTTATCCTTGTTGTAGTAGTTTTCGAAGCCTACCATTTTGCTTAGGTCAGCCTGTACTTCTGGGGTTATTTTATAGAGCACCTTGTAGTCGCCTGCCACCTTAGCACTCGGGTCAGTCAGCACCTCGTAGCTCAGCTTTTTGCGCTCCTTCAGCGTTAGGCTGCTATCGGGCAGCTGAGGAGACAGGGCCACCAGGGTAGCATTGTAGCGCTTGAAGTCGGGCAGCGACTGCTGCAGGTAGGCCAGCTGTACGTTGCAGAAGGGGCACCAGCTACCACGGTAGAAAGTGAGGATAACCGGGCCATCTTTCAGCATTTTTTTCAGGCTTACTTGCTTGCCGGCGGCATTAGTCAAGTGGAAGTCGGGGGCCTTCTGGCCAACCTGCACGGCATTTTTTACGATGCCCGAGGCTTCCAGCGCTTGCATCTGAGCTCCGAAGTCACCCATTATCTCTTCCGGGATGTGGGGTGCCAGCTGGGCGGATGTCTGCTCCAGTGCCTCTTTTTGATTCGCGGGTGCCTTGGCCGTTTGTGCATTGGCAAAACCTGCGAGTGCGAGTAAAACGATAAGATAGAATTGCTTTTTCATAAAACTGTAAATTCAGAAATTTGGGTTAAAAGATTCACATGAAACCAATGTTTTGAACACTTGGTTCCGTGAGACCCCAAAAAACTGGTGCGGGTGCCGTACCAGAGTACGCCCGGCACATGGCCGTGTCCACAAAGTCTGTCAGGTAGGGTGGGGCTAGGCCTCCCCGCCTGCCAGCGGCAGCAATACCCGAAACTCGGTTTGGCCGGGCCTGCTCTCCAGCTCTATATAGCCCCCGTAGGTTTCCAAAATTTTTTTGCAAATATCCAGGCCCAGGCCTGTACCCTCGCCTGCCCCCTTTGTGGTAAAGAAGGGCTCAAAGATTTTTTGCTGTAGCTCCTCTGGTACACCTGGGCCATTGTCCACGATCCGTACAATGGCTTGGCCAGCCTGCTGATCCAGCACTATGCGCATCTGGCCGTGGTACTTCATGGCCTGCAGGCTGTTGCTGATCAGGTTGGTCCATATCTGGCCCAGGGCATCCGGGTTAGCCAGCACAATGGGCCGTGCCAGCACGTCAAACTCCACCTCCACACCCTGCTTCATCTGGCCCTGGTACAGGGTCAGGATGGTATCTATATTCTGGGCCAGGTCTACCGCCACGTAGTATTCGCTGCGCTCTGCCCGGCTGTAGTTCTTCAGTGCATATACTATTTTCTTGGTCTTGTCCGAAGCGATGGATATGTTTTCCACGTTCGCCCGAATCTGGCAGACTGCATAGATCAGCTGGCTCACTTCGCGGCTATACTCACTTGTCAGCAGGGTTATTTCCTCCAGCGTGTCGTGCCTGTATCCGCTCTCCACCAGGGTTTGGGCGTAGGTTTCCGGCTCTGGCACGCCTCTTTCTTCCAGGTGCTGGGCGAGGGCTTTGCGCAGCTGGCGCTGCTCGCGGCTGGTGAGGGGGGCCTTATCTGCACTTGGTGCAAGCAGCTTGTCCAGCAGGGCGGTTAGCTCCCCGGTCAGGCGCTGTGGCATCCGCTGCAGTAGGGCCGGAAAGCCGGAAACCACAGTCGGCAGGTTATCCAGCAGGTTGTCGGCACTGGCACGCACGGCCCCTATCGGTGTGTTTATTTCGTGCGCCACACCTGCCACCAGCACACCCAAGGTGACCATTTTTTCGCGCAGCACCAGCTGGTTCTGGGTGGCCTTCACCTCATCCATAGCGTGCTCCAGTGCAGCAGTGCGCTCGGCCACGCGCTGTTCCAGGTTTTCGTTCAGGCGTTCCAGCTCCAGCTGCGCGCGTGTCATTTCTTCTTGCGCGGCCTTCAGCTCCTCGTAGTTTTGGCGTAGCTCTTCCTCGTGCTGCTGCAGCTGCTGGTTCTTCTGCTGCGTTTCGTTCAGCAATAGCCGGATGCGCTGATTGGCCACCGCACTCTGCAGGTTGGCCGCTATGGCCGCGCAGGCTGTGCTCAGCAGGTTCATGTGCTCCTCGCTTATAGCCTCCAGGGCCACCAGTTCCAGCGCCCCATACACCTGGCCCTGGTACACCAGGGGCTGGATGTAGTAGTGCCGGGGCACAACCGATACCAGGCTGGTGGCCACATAGGTGTCGAGCTTGTCATCCAGCACCAGGTACCGGTCTTGCCTGTCTTTCAGGCATTGGCCCAGCAGTCCCTCGCCTTCGTGTATTTCTGCGGCCCCATTCACGGGTATGGCATGGCCCGCCACCTGGCGCAGCAGGTGGTTTGGAGCCTCGGCCTCCGCTACGTACAGGCTGGCATGGGTGGCACCCACGGCGGTGGCCAGGTAGTCCAGGATGGGGGCACCCCATGCCTGCAGGTCCATACCTGCCCCCCAGCGCGAAAGCTCGGCCACCCTGGCTGCTGACTGCTCCAGCCTGTGCTGCCGGGCTATCAGCATCCCCTTCTCCTCCAGCTCGCGCGCCTGCACGAGCAGCACCTGCTGGGTCTGCCGCATTTGCTCCTGGGTAGCAAACAGCTCTTCGTTGTTTTGGCGTAACTCCTCCTGCTGTACCTCCATCTCCTGCGACTGCTGCTGCACGGCAGCCAGTGCCCGGGTCGTTTCGGCCATGCTGTGTGCATACTGCGTCCGGCGCTTGTTCAGCACCACAATCATGCCCAGGGCCACCATGGCAAGCACCATGTAGGGAATAAAGGCAGGCGTAAGGGGGTAAAGAAAACCGTAGCCAAACAGGAAATGTAAGCCCGCCACGATCTCTTGCAAAAACACCGCGTTGACCAGCATAACAGCCTGGTGCACGTATATCCACCGGCTACTATGCGGGAAGGTGACCGAGGAGATGACCATAAAGGCCACACAAACGATCCGGATATCCATGTAATTCACGCTAGAAACCGCAACCGAGGCTAGCGCTACGTTGAACAGATAGCTCTCGGAAAAGAGGTTGCGGGCAAGCTGATAGTACCGCCTGTGATTGAGATAAATGCAGCAGGCACTGAGCAGGGCCCACGAGAAAAGCAAGAGAAGGGAGATAGACAGGCCGAAAACCGGAGCCGTGGAAGCCATGGCAACCAGCATGTAGCCCACCATGACGAGGGCAAAAACATTCAGCATGGATACGTTCTGCCGGGTTTCCGTATCCAGGCCCGGGTGTATGCCCGCCTGTAAGATTCGCTTGAGTATGGCCATGTTGGCTTGACGTATGGGGTATGAGGAAGCGAATTAAACAGCTTTCCGCAAAAACCCGCTAATCTTGTGGTTACCGATCGGGTTTGCGAAATTGCGGGATCAAATTCAGCTTATGTATCCACAAGGAATAGGCATTGGCGCCCGGGATGAGATCTTCGGCATCATAGAGCAAGAACTGCACCGCCAGCAGGAGGGGATTGAACTGATTGCAAGTGAGAACTTTGTGAGTCCCTCCGTTATGCAGGCCATGGGCACCTGCCTGACCAACAAGTATGCCGAGGGGCTACCAGGCAAGCGCTACTACGGGGGCTGCCAGTACGTAGACCTGGCAGAGGACCTGGCCCGCGAGCGGCTGAAAAAACTGTTTGGTGCCGAATGGGCGAACGTACAGCCCCACAGCGGTGCCCAGGCCAATGCTGCCGTGATGCTGGGTGTGCTAAAGCCCGGCGACAAGATTATGGGCTTTGACCTGAGCCACGGCGGGCACCTTACGCATGGCAGTCCTGTAAACTTCAGCGGCAAGCTATACCAGCCCGTGTTCTACGGCGTAGAGCGAGAGACCGGCCGTATCAACTACGACACCATCCGCAGGCTGGCCGATCAGGAACGGCCCAGGCTACTCATTGCCGGAGCCAGCAGCTATAGCCGAGATTGGGACTACCGGCAGATGCGCGAGATAGCCGATAGCGTGGGGGCCCTGCTGATGGCAGACATAGCCCACCCGGCTGGCATAATCGCCGTAGGCCTACTGAACGATCCGCTGCCCCACTGCCACATCGTTACCAGCACCACCCACAAAACCCTGCGTGGGCCACGGGGCGGAATCATCCTGATGGGCAAGGACTTTGAAAACCCAATGGGGCAAAAAGACCCCAAGGGCAACCTGAAGCCCATGAGTGCCATACTGGACGGTGCCGTGTTTCCGGGCACCCAGGGCGGGCCGCTCATGCATGTTATTGCAGCCAAGGCGGTCGCCTTTGGCGAGGCACTGCACCCCAGTTTTGCCGTCTACCAGAAGCAGACCCGGGCCAACGCCCAGGCCATGGCTGCGGCCTTCTCCAGCCGGGGATACGAAATCATCAGCGGAGGAACTGACAATCACTGCATCCTGATCGACCTCCGGAACAAGAACCTGACCGGAAAGCTGGCCGAAAACACCCTGGTGAAAGCCGATATTACCGTAAACAAGAACATGGTACCCTTCGATACACAAAGCCCTTTTGTTACCAGTGGCATCCGCATAGGCACGCCGGCTATTACCAGCCGTGGACTGACAGAAGCGCAGATGGACGGCATTGTGGACCTGATAGACCGGGTACTGAAAAAACCCGAGGACGAAGCAAACCTGAAAGCCGTAAAGGCGGAGGTAAACCGGCTGATGGAAAACTACCCCCTACCCTACAGCCACCAGGTAGTAACCACCCGATAACCACTACCCTAAGCACCTGGGGGCTAGTAGCGCCCAGGTACCGTTCGGCGTGCTTTATTGGCGGCCCAGGCCCGTAGTGCAACGGCTGGGCAGCAAAAGCGAACTTTGCGCAGCCAGTTGCGTAGGAATTATCGTGTAGAAGCTTTTTTGGGGGCCGCATTCATATACGCAATGCCCGAAAATAAACGTATCTACTATAACTCAATTCCCTCGCATATGTTCTTTGCCGTGCATCCGCTGAAAAAAATGATCCTGGAGGGCGAGGGGGTAACCCAGGATTTCAAAAAAACCATCACCAACCCACGCAAGATTGCCAAAAGCCTCGTAGCCTTTGCCAACACACGGGGCGGCCGCCTGCTGGTGGGAGTGCGAGACAATGGTAGCATTGCCGGTGCCGACGTGCATGAGGAGGGCCACATGATAGAGGCTGCTGCCAACTTTTTTTGCGACCCCCCGATACGGTATGAGCTATTTCAGCACGAATACCAGGGGCTGCGCGTGCTGGAGGTGGTGATACCCGAAAGCCGGACCAAGCCCCACCGGGCCAAGGGGGAAGACGACCGCTGCATGGTATACATCCGCGTGAATGACAAGAGCGTGCTGGCCAGCAAGGTGGTGGTGGATGTACTGCGGCGCGAAGCAGCGGGCGAACCTACTGTAATAGCGTACACGGATAAGGAACAGGCCCTGCTAGACTACCTGGCCCGCCATGAGCGCATTAGCCTGGCAGAGTATGTGCGGCTGGTAAACACCAGCCGCCGCACCGCACTGCGTAGCCTGGTCAACCTGGTAGCCGCCGGGGTGGTTCGTGTACACCACACCGAAAGCCCTGAGTTCTACACGCTAGCCTAGCTTCTACGGCCTGGTACCTGCCCCACCTGGAGTAAGTGCGCACCGGGGAAGCCCATTCAGCTGAGTTAAGCTGCAAGCACCGGCCGTGGCCGGACTGCTAGTCGGCCAGGATGAACTTCTGGAACGCCCCACCATTCAGCGAGAGGAAATAAACACCGGACGGAAGCGGCAGTGCCAGGCTGTAGGTAGGCTGGGCGGGCTGTACCACCTGCTGGCTATACACAGTCTGACCCTGCAGGTTCCGCACTTCCAGCTGGTGGATGGGTGCGCTAGCCCGGAGTGTAACGAGGCCTGAGGCTGGATTGGGATAGAGAGCAAAGGTGCCAGCCGCTCTGCGCGGCGCGCGGCCTACAGGCGGCTCCGGCCTATCCAGCACCAGCCGGTACACACCTATGCGCGAGGCAAAATACAGTACCTCGGCCGTATCGGTCTCCACCACCAGCAGGTCTTGTACATACATGTCGCCCAGCTCTGCCGTACTGCTATCCAGCACCCAGGCGGTATCGGCATACGTGGCCTGGTAGTAAAAGAGCGGCCCACCCTGCGTACCATTCAGCGAACCCGT
This genomic stretch from Bacteroidota bacterium harbors:
- a CDS encoding methylmalonyl-CoA mutase family protein, whose product is MQAVAPYKTKHQVRIVTAASLFDGHDAAINIMRRILQGSGAEVIHLGHNRSAEEVVNAAIQEDAQAIAITSYQGGHVEYFKYMYDLLKQRGASHIRIFGGGGGTILPEEIAELHAYGIARIYSPDDGRALGLQGMINNLLEQSDFLTVASLNGEVKRLQDKNPLAIARTISLVENDENQAKQVLASLPTSTKNIPILGITGTGGAGKSSLTDELVRRYLLDFPDKTVAILSVDPSKRKSGGALLGDRIRMNSIFSSRVFMRSFATREANISLSRHVRDAIAVVRAAEYDLVIVETAGIGQSDSQITEVADVALYVMTPEFGAATQLEKIDMIDYADLIAINKFDKRGALDAQRDVAKTYQRSRQLWEQPLEQMPVYGTIASQFNDPGMNTLYRAIMDTLVARTGADLKSGFDLAQLPSEKIYIIPPDRTRYLAEIAEESDRYNQWVDRQAGLARQAYQLHGSLHLLEREGSESAAVKILYDKVWDRLDASCRSILVGWEAKHDQYKGEYYTYTVRGKEIKVRNHTESLSHLQIPKVVLPKYQDWGDILRWVLTENVPGEFPYAGGVYPFKRTGEDPTRMFAGEGGPERTNKRFHYVSLGMPAARLSTAFDSVTLYGEDPHHRPDIYGKIGNSGVSIASLDDAKKLYSGFDLCAPTTSVSMTINGPAPMLLSFFLNAAIDQQCELYIKQNGLEAEVEQKIAAIYAARGAERPRYQGALPQGNNGLGLLLLGVTGDQVLPADVYARLRTQALQSVRGTVQADILKEDQAQNTCIFSTEFALRMMGDIQQYFIDQQVRNFYSVSISGYHISEAGANPITQLALTLSNGFTYVEYYLSRGMDINAFAPNLSFFFSNGMDPEYSVIGRVARRIWAKAMRNKYGADARSQMLKYHIQTSGRSLHAQEIDFNDIRTTLQALYAIYDNCNSLHTNAYDEAITTPTEESVRRAMAIQLIINRELGLAKNENPLQGSFIIEELTDLVEEAVLAEFRRISERGGVLGAMETMYQRNKIQEESLHYEMQKHTGELPIIGVNTFLSKDGSPTLIPGEVIRATTEEKEAQIQAVQAQQQRNAPEASQAMQHLQHTAVTHGNLFAALMDAARWCTLGQMSQALYQVGGQYRRNM
- a CDS encoding AhpC/TSA family protein, producing MKKQFYLIVLLALAGFANAQTAKAPANQKEALEQTSAQLAPHIPEEIMGDFGAQMQALEASGIVKNAVQVGQKAPDFHLTNAAGKQVSLKKMLKDGPVILTFYRGSWCPFCNVQLAYLQQSLPDFKRYNATLVALSPQLPDSSLTLKERKKLSYEVLTDPSAKVAGDYKVLYKITPEVQADLSKMVGFENYYNKDKGYYELPLAATYLIGKDGIVKYAYLDVNWTKRAEPADIVKVLKTL
- a CDS encoding ATP-binding protein; translated protein: MAILKRILQAGIHPGLDTETRQNVSMLNVFALVMVGYMLVAMASTAPVFGLSISLLLLFSWALLSACCIYLNHRRYYQLARNLFSESYLFNVALASVAVSSVNYMDIRIVCVAFMVISSVTFPHSSRWIYVHQAVMLVNAVFLQEIVAGLHFLFGYGFLYPLTPAFIPYMVLAMVALGMIVVLNKRRTQYAHSMAETTRALAAVQQQSQEMEVQQEELRQNNEELFATQEQMRQTQQVLLVQARELEEKGMLIARQHRLEQSAARVAELSRWGAGMDLQAWGAPILDYLATAVGATHASLYVAEAEAPNHLLRQVAGHAIPVNGAAEIHEGEGLLGQCLKDRQDRYLVLDDKLDTYVATSLVSVVPRHYYIQPLVYQGQVYGALELVALEAISEEHMNLLSTACAAIAANLQSAVANQRIRLLLNETQQKNQQLQQHEEELRQNYEELKAAQEEMTRAQLELERLNENLEQRVAERTAALEHAMDEVKATQNQLVLREKMVTLGVLVAGVAHEINTPIGAVRASADNLLDNLPTVVSGFPALLQRMPQRLTGELTALLDKLLAPSADKAPLTSREQRQLRKALAQHLEERGVPEPETYAQTLVESGYRHDTLEEITLLTSEYSREVSQLIYAVCQIRANVENISIASDKTKKIVYALKNYSRAERSEYYVAVDLAQNIDTILTLYQGQMKQGVEVEFDVLARPIVLANPDALGQIWTNLISNSLQAMKYHGQMRIVLDQQAGQAIVRIVDNGPGVPEELQQKIFEPFFTTKGAGEGTGLGLDICKKILETYGGYIELESRPGQTEFRVLLPLAGGEA
- a CDS encoding serine hydroxymethyltransferase; protein product: MYPQGIGIGARDEIFGIIEQELHRQQEGIELIASENFVSPSVMQAMGTCLTNKYAEGLPGKRYYGGCQYVDLAEDLARERLKKLFGAEWANVQPHSGAQANAAVMLGVLKPGDKIMGFDLSHGGHLTHGSPVNFSGKLYQPVFYGVERETGRINYDTIRRLADQERPRLLIAGASSYSRDWDYRQMREIADSVGALLMADIAHPAGIIAVGLLNDPLPHCHIVTSTTHKTLRGPRGGIILMGKDFENPMGQKDPKGNLKPMSAILDGAVFPGTQGGPLMHVIAAKAVAFGEALHPSFAVYQKQTRANAQAMAAAFSSRGYEIISGGTDNHCILIDLRNKNLTGKLAENTLVKADITVNKNMVPFDTQSPFVTSGIRIGTPAITSRGLTEAQMDGIVDLIDRVLKKPEDEANLKAVKAEVNRLMENYPLPYSHQVVTTR